In Ooceraea biroi isolate clonal line C1 chromosome 6, Obir_v5.4, whole genome shotgun sequence, the genomic stretch GGCAAATGGAATAGTGTTcagcttgaaaaatattatactgcTGCTAATGATTTGGGTCCAttacagcataatctttctgtGGCGACCGTGCGCCTGGCGAACAGCAGCCCGGCCACCACATTACGCGCCGCGAGCGCGGGCCTTATCATCCCCATATAATGTCTCGCCGCCGCATGTTGCATCCGATAAGACGTCTCTCGCGAGCAATGCCTTCGCGCGGAGAGATATAAAAGGCCTAGCAACGAGGACGTTG encodes the following:
- the LOC105285906 gene encoding uncharacterized protein LOC105285906, producing the protein MANGIVFSLKNIILLLMIWVHYSIIFLWRPCAWRTAARPPHYAPRARALSSPYNVSPPHVASDKTSLASNAFARRDIKGLATRTLKRKFNRRKASSQHLSRFTLAAGIRPTVARLPFLQNGPDLHKERY